From Pedobacter aquae:
GAGCGCAAGAATTTAAAAGCAGTCAAACAGCCCATCATTACCAAATGGCTTACCACCAATTATTAAATGAAACCACATCTACCTCTATCTAATATGAAAATTATACTTTTTTATCACTCTTTAATATCTGATTGGAACCACGGAAACGCCCATTTCTTACGTGGCATTTGTACAGAGCTTATCAGATGCGGGCATGAAGTTACCGTAATGGAACCAGAAGATAACTGGAGCTTAAAAAACTTATTAGAAACACGTGGAGATGTGATTTGGGATGAGTTCGAACACTTTTATCCGAAACTTAAAACTAGATTTTATAATCCTCAAAACCCAGATTTTTCTGAAGCGCTTTTATTTGCAGATTTGGTTTTGGTACACGAGTGGAATGAGCATCATATCGTAAAAATATTAGGCACTTTAAAGCAGCAATTTGGTTATAAACTACTTTTTCATGATACCCACCACAGGGCTGTTACAGATAAAGATGGTATTGCAGATTACGATTTAAGTAAATACGATGGCGTTTTGGCTTTTGGCAATGTGATAAGAGATTTATACCTGCAAAATAAGTGGGCAAAAAAAGCTTGGACATGGCATGAAGCCGCTGATACAGAAATTTTTAAACCCTTAGCGGGGATAGCAAAAACAGGCGATTTGGTGTGGGTTGGTAATTGGGGCGATGATGAACGAACCGAAGAATTGATTGAGTTTTTGATAAAACCTGTTCAAACTTTAGGATTAAAAGCTACCATGTATGGCGTACGTTATCCAGAGCATGCACTAAAATTATTACAAGAAGCAGGTATACATTATGGCGGTTATATTCCATCTTACCAGGTACCACAAGTGTTTGCTCAGCATCGTTTTACAGTACATATTCCTAGAAGACCTTATACCCAATTTTTGCCTGGCATACCTACCATTAGGCCATTTGAGGCTTTGGCTTGCGGTATTCCGCTGATTTCTGCCCCTTGGCAGGATACGGAAAATTTATTTCAAGTAGGAGATGATTTCCTCATGGTTAAAAACGGCGAAGAAATGATACAAACCATGCAGCAATTATTAGCCAATGAAAACTTACAAAAAAAACTCAGCAAACAAGGTTTAGAAACCATTGCGAAAAAGCATAATTGCCAGCAAAGGGTTAAAGAACTTATCAATATTTACGATCAGATAAACGAAAAAATCATCATCTAAAACATGGAAAACACTTATAAAATAGCTTTTTTAGGATCTAGTTTGCTTTCTGCCTATTGGAACGGAGCTGCTACTTATTACCGTGGAATTATTAAAGAACTGTATAAACTGGGGCATGAGGTTACTTTTTTTGAACCCGATATTTATGATAGGCAACAACACCGAGATTTACCAGATGTAGATTGGGCAACATCAGTGGTTTACGATGCACATTTAAACGAAGTAGAAAAACTTGTAAGTAATTTAAATGATTTTGATATCATCATTAAAACCAGCGGAATTGGCGCTTTTGATAATTTTTTCGAGCAAAAACTGCCTGATTATAAGCAAGAACATCAATTACTAATATTTTGGGATGTTGATGCGCCAGCAACTTTAGATAGGATGCGCCAAAACCCGAAAGATGCTTTCAGAGAAAATCTGCAAAAGTTTGATTTGATACTTACTTACGGTGGCGGACAACCTGTTATTGATGCTTACCTTTCTTTTGGCGCTAAAGCTTGTATACCCGTTTACAATGCGCTAGACCCAGAAACGCATTTCCCAACCGCTACAAACCCAGCCTTTGAATGTGATTTGGCTTTTCTAGGTAACCGCTTACCTGATAGGGAAACTAGGGTTGAAGATTTTTTTATTAATGCTGCGCAACAATTGCCTCAAAAGCAGTTTCTTTTAGGTGGCAGCGGATGGGAAAATAAAGACCTTCCGCAAAACATCAAATTGGCTGGTCATGTCTATACCAAAGACCATAACGCTTTAAATTGTACTGCTCTTGCTGTGCTTAACATCAGTAGAGATAGCATGGCGGCTTATGGCTTTTCGCCCGCTACAAGGGTGTTTGAAGCAGCTGGTGCTGGTGCTTGTATCATTACCGATGATTGGCTGGGTATAGATTATTTTTTTGAACCCGATATTGAAATATTGGTTGCCAAAAACGGACAAGAAGTAGCCGATATTTTAGCTAACCTTACACCAGAGCGAGCTAAACTTATTGGCTCAGCTGCTTTAAAACGAGTTTTAAGAGACCACACATATACTTTAAGAGCTGAAGAAGTGCAAGCTATTTTTAAACAATACATCACACATAAAAATTAAGATTATGAATATTTGTATTTTAGGTTTATCTATTACATCATCTTGGGGAAATGGCCATGCTACTACTTTTAGGGCATTGGTAAAACAACTTTATTTACAAGGCCATGAGGTTACATTTTTTGAGCGAGATGTACCTTGGTATGCCTCGCAAAGAGATTTGCCCCAACCACCCTATTGCAAATTGGTATTATATAAAGATTTAGAAGAATTAACCGCTAACTATACACCATTTATAACGCAGGCAGATTTGGTAATGGTAGGTTCTTACGTACCGGAAGGCGTAGCCGTTGCCAGTTGGGTATTTAGTTTTGCCAGTGGGATAAAAGCTTTTTATGATATAGATACCCCAGTTACCTTAGCTAAAATAGAACGAGAAGATTACGAATATTTGCACCCAGATGATATAGCTCTTTTTGATCTTTATTTATCTTTTACGGGCGGCCCAATCCTTTCCTTATTGATGCAAAAATATGGTTCACCAATGGCTAAACCATTATATTGTTCTGTAGATACCGAATTATACTTCCCTACCAAAACTCCTAAAATTTACGATTTAGCTTATTTAGGAACTTACAGTATAGACAGGCAAGCGCCTTTAGATAAACTTTTAACAGAGGCTGCCCAGCAATGGTCAGAAGGTAATTTTGCGGTTATGGGCCCACAATATCCAGAACATATCACTTGGCCAAAAAACGTTATTAGGAAAGAGCATTTAGCACCGTCACAACATAATTTATTTTACAACCAGCAAAGGTTTACCTTAAATATCACCCGGGCGGATATGGTAAAATGGGGATATGCACCAAGTGTAAGATTATTTGAAGCCGCCGCCGCTGGTACACCTATTATTTCTGATTATTGGGAAGGTTTAGATTCTTTTTTGCTTTAAATGATGAAATATTGATCGCCCAAAACGCACAGGATACACTATCCTATTTGCTAGACATGAGCGATTCTAAAAGGCTAGACATTGCCCACCGAGCTTTACAAAAAGTATTGAAAAACCATTCATCTGCCGTAAGGGCCAAAGAACTTATCAGCTATACACAAGAAGCTATTAACAAACAAAGCATTTCTAACTAATAAATACACCATGAAAAACAAAGCTAAAGACCAACAAAAAACAGAGATTAAAGTAAGAGAAACAGACATCATCAAAGGTGCTAAGCAAGAAGACCAATTAGAAAAACTAGCACCTAAAAACGATGAAGAACGCAACCAAAAAGAGAAACAAACAGGCGCAACACCAACCAAACATGTGGATGATGGTGGTGGATAAGGGTTTGTTGGTCACCAGTTTTTGTTGGTTGTCAGTATATCAGTTCTGTTTTAAGTAAGCTTTTCAGTAGTTTAAACGCTTATACTTACAACTATAAACTCCATTTCAACCCAACAAAGGCAGGCTAAACCAAAATTCTGAGCCTTGGCCTTCATCGCTTTCTACGCCTATTTTACCATGATGTTTGAGGATGATTTCTGCGGCTATGTACAGGCCCAATCCTAAACCCATAAAGGTATTTTTGGGTAAAGTATCTACACGGTAAAAACGGTCGAAAACAGCTTGTTGTTTCTCTTTGGGGATGCCAATACCAAAATCTTTAACGCTTACTTTAACTTCATTAGCCTGTTTTTCCATGCTAATTTGAACTTCGAATTTGTCTGGCGAATATTTAATGGCATTGGTTAAAAAGTTGATGATAACTTGGCCAATACGGTCTTTATCCCCTTCTATTAATATAGTTTCATCATCAATAAGCTCACATTTAAATTGATGTTGAGGGTTTGCTGTTTTTATACCTTCTACGCAGTCTCTCACACAATTTGTTAAGTTAAATAAAGCAAAATGATAGTTTAACTCTCCGGCTTTAATATGTGTAGACTCTAGCATATCAGTAATTAAACCTAATAGCTTATTGAGCTGGCCATCCATCTTATACAACATTTGTAGAAAATCAAAATAAAGGCTTTTATCTATGCTCATTTTATGTATCAGCAATTGTAAATAACCTTTTAGTACCGTTACCGGAGATTTTAGCTCATGTGTTGCCATATGAATAAAATCTTCCTGCTGTTTTTCTTTCACCACTCTTTCCGTAACATTATTAAAGTGAAGTACCAGTGCTTCTATGTTAGATTCTTGCAAAAGGTTAGCTACACTTAGCTCGGCCCATACTTGATTTCCATCGGCTGCAATAAATTGGTGCTGTTTATTTTTAAAGCTGCCTTTATGGGCTACAAGTTTCATCAGTGATAAAGTAAAATTGTCTACCTCTTGTTGGTGCAGCAGTGCTGTTAAAGCTTTACCCTTAAGCTCTTTTTCCTGAAAGCCTAAGAATTTACTTACAGACGGACTGCTGTAAAGAATAACACCTTCTCTATCTAGCATAAAAAAACCTTCATCTGTTTGTTCTACCATGCCTCGGTATTTTTCTTTACTGCTAAGCAACTTTCGTTGGATAACCTGAATATGCCTTACCAAAATGCTGATGAGGAAACCATTGATGAGGAAAACTACCGCTTGAAATGCGGCAATTTTAAAATGCTCTTCTAACAATGATGAACCAAAAAACAATAAATATAAAGTGAAGCCAAAAGTGATGATGGTAGCATAAAAGGCTGATTTGCTACCTCCATAAGATGCGCTTACCAAGATAACAGATACAAACATTAAATAAGGCACCACAAAAAAATCATGGTTAAAAAAACTAAACTTAAACCAAATGGCTATTAGCGCCAAAGCCAGAGGAACCAAAAACATTTTTAAATTGCTCCTTCGAGCCATTTTCTGGGTGTTAAAAATATAGGTATACCATATTTTCTGCATGTCAAAGTTCATCATGATGGGTAAGATTTTTAACATGAATTAATATAGTAGTTAAATCAAAGGGTTTAGATAAGAAGACATCATAGCCATAATTACCTAAAGAATAAATGAGCTTATCAAAAGCAGACATGAGTATAACAGGTATTGCTACTGTTTGTGGATTTTTCTTAATGACCGAACAAATTTCACCACCGTTAAGTCCGTTAATGAGAAAATCAAGAATAATAAGCCGGGGCTGATGTTCTTGAATGAGGATAAAAATATCAGCAGTATAGGAAGCGGTTACAACTTCAAAACCATGGTTTTGAAGATAAGATTTTAAAATGTCCAGAAACTCCTGATCATCATCTAAGATTAATATTAAAGGCATAAACTCCAAATAGGTAGCCTGCAACCTCATGGTAGATGAAGAGTTACAGGAAGCACTAAATTACATAGGTAAATTAACTCTTTAACAAGTTTAAATACCCATTATATACCGTATAAATACGGTAAAACTACTCTATAATTCCGTTTAAAACAGCGTATTTTATTAATGCTGCAGTATTTTTAACCTTGGTTTTATCAATAAGATTTTGCCTATAACCTTCTATAGTTCTTTTACTGATGAAAAGCTTATCAGACATTTCATTATTGGTATAGCCTTCAGACATAAGATGTAAAATTTCTATTTCCCGGGCAGAAAAATCATGATGTAAAGCCCAATTTTTTCTTTGTGATGGTAAATTCATCAACCTATCTAACAACCTTAAAGAAAGCTCTGTACAGATATACCTATTGCCAGTATGAACATGTTTTAAAGCAAAAATTAATTCATCTGCACTGATGTTTTTGAACAAATAGCCCGATGCCCCTTCTTTAAAAGCTTCAATAATGTATTGCTCATTATCTAGCATAGAAAGAATAATAATGGGTACATCAGGATATTTTTGTTTCATCTGTTTTAAAAGACTAATCCCATCCATATCAGGCATATTGATATCAGCTAAAATGATACTGGCTTCTATACCTGTTTGCAATAAATTTAATACTTCTTTACCGTTTTCTGTTTCAGCTACTACCTTTAAATCTGCATCTCTCTCTAATAATATTTTAACGCCGTTTCTAACAATATTGTGGTCTTCGGCAAGTATAATGTTTATCATGATAGGTGTTTTATATTTAAAATAACAGACAATGCTGCTATAGCATCCGCTATCCTGAACCTGATAGCAATATGTGTACCTTTTCCCTTTTTAGATTGAATATTGAGCGTTCCATTCAATAAAAACACCTTGTTTTTTATCTCTCTAATACCAGAACCTCTTAAAATTTCTGGATGCTTGGCATCAAAACCTTTACCATTATCATGTACTGATAAATCTACCTTTTCATCATCAGTGAAAACAATAATTTCTGATGCTGTGGCTTGGGCATGTTTGATGATATTATTAAGTAACTCTTGAATAATTCTGAAGAGAGACAACTGAACCTCGGGATGAAGCTTATCTGATAGCGTGTTTACATAAGCCTTAATATTAAAATTTGCGGTACTTAAACGCTCTGCCAGTTCTTTAACGCCAGTAACAAAACCAAAATCTATTAAAATAGAAGGCTTTAAATCGTAAGCAATGGCTCTGGTTTCTTTTACTGCTTGGTCTAGCAAGCGATTGATATTCACAAAAGCCTCATTTTTAAAGCCAGAAAGTTGTAAGCCCTGTATATTAAGCCTTATACCGTAAAGTAACTGACTAACACTATCATGTAAAACCTCACTTATTTTCTTTCGCTCTTTCTCCTGTGCCCAATAAGTAGCATCTAAAATAACACGCTGCTGGTTTAAGCGTAAATTTTCTGCTTGCTTTTGCAGGTTTTTCTTTTCTGTAACATCAATTAAAATACCAGCTAAATAATGTTTATCAGCATTATGCTTAAGCATATGCCCTCGCATAGCTAAATAAACTGGGTAATTTTGCTGGTTTAAAACCCTAAATTCTATATCTAATTCCGTATGCTTTTCTGCAGCTTCTAATATGGCTTTTTGTACTCTTTCTATATCTTCTTGGTAGATAAGCTTTGTGAAATCTTCTATGAGATAAAAAATGGCTGTTTTAGTTTTAGGGAACAGCATCTTACTAAAATTATTGATTTTGAAGGTTAAATCATCTAAATTAAAAACCCAAGTAGCTATTAAAGAAGATTTTAGAATCATACTTAATTCTTGCTCTTTCACAAAATTAGCATCTAGCTGTTGCTGCACCAAGTTTACAAAATATACCTTGCCCTTTTTTGCCTTGTTCTTTTTTATAAGCATGGTATATTTTATTTCTGATTGGTTTAGCTGAAAAACGAAACTAAAAACCTCATTTAACATCATGTTTTTTAGCTTGTTTCTAATGAGTTTTTGCTCTTTTTCTTTAAGATGCAGCGTTTGTAGAAAATCAGCATGAGCTAATAGCGCATCTGGTATATTAAGCAATTTAAAAACTTCTTGATTGTAGTATAAAACTGTAAAATCAGTCTTTAAAATAAGACATGGAACAGGCAAAAACGCTAAAACTTCTGAGGTTATCTTATCAAAATCAGAATCTTGAAGCGCTGTTTTACCAGATTTTTGTATTTCCTTTTGGTTGATGATAGGTTGATAAACTATTTTTTCAACGATGTAAATGATTTAACTATGAATAGCTTAACAAATTTAGTTCCATCCTTTTTATTGCTTGAAACGCTATTTTATAGGGAGGATTCCACAAGCATTACCATAAACTTCTTTTATGATAAT
This genomic window contains:
- a CDS encoding CgeB family protein, encoding MKIILFYHSLISDWNHGNAHFLRGICTELIRCGHEVTVMEPEDNWSLKNLLETRGDVIWDEFEHFYPKLKTRFYNPQNPDFSEALLFADLVLVHEWNEHHIVKILGTLKQQFGYKLLFHDTHHRAVTDKDGIADYDLSKYDGVLAFGNVIRDLYLQNKWAKKAWTWHEAADTEIFKPLAGIAKTGDLVWVGNWGDDERTEELIEFLIKPVQTLGLKATMYGVRYPEHALKLLQEAGIHYGGYIPSYQVPQVFAQHRFTVHIPRRPYTQFLPGIPTIRPFEALACGIPLISAPWQDTENLFQVGDDFLMVKNGEEMIQTMQQLLANENLQKKLSKQGLETIAKKHNCQQRVKELINIYDQINEKIII
- a CDS encoding CgeB family protein; this encodes MENTYKIAFLGSSLLSAYWNGAATYYRGIIKELYKLGHEVTFFEPDIYDRQQHRDLPDVDWATSVVYDAHLNEVEKLVSNLNDFDIIIKTSGIGAFDNFFEQKLPDYKQEHQLLIFWDVDAPATLDRMRQNPKDAFRENLQKFDLILTYGGGQPVIDAYLSFGAKACIPVYNALDPETHFPTATNPAFECDLAFLGNRLPDRETRVEDFFINAAQQLPQKQFLLGGSGWENKDLPQNIKLAGHVYTKDHNALNCTALAVLNISRDSMAAYGFSPATRVFEAAGAGACIITDDWLGIDYFFEPDIEILVAKNGQEVADILANLTPERAKLIGSAALKRVLRDHTYTLRAEEVQAIFKQYITHKN
- a CDS encoding sensor histidine kinase, with amino-acid sequence MLKILPIMMNFDMQKIWYTYIFNTQKMARRSNLKMFLVPLALALIAIWFKFSFFNHDFFVVPYLMFVSVILVSASYGGSKSAFYATIITFGFTLYLLFFGSSLLEEHFKIAAFQAVVFLINGFLISILVRHIQVIQRKLLSSKEKYRGMVEQTDEGFFMLDREGVILYSSPSVSKFLGFQEKELKGKALTALLHQQEVDNFTLSLMKLVAHKGSFKNKQHQFIAADGNQVWAELSVANLLQESNIEALVLHFNNVTERVVKEKQQEDFIHMATHELKSPVTVLKGYLQLLIHKMSIDKSLYFDFLQMLYKMDGQLNKLLGLITDMLESTHIKAGELNYHFALFNLTNCVRDCVEGIKTANPQHQFKCELIDDETILIEGDKDRIGQVIINFLTNAIKYSPDKFEVQISMEKQANEVKVSVKDFGIGIPKEKQQAVFDRFYRVDTLPKNTFMGLGLGLYIAAEIILKHHGKIGVESDEGQGSEFWFSLPLLG
- a CDS encoding response regulator; amino-acid sequence: MRLQATYLEFMPLILILDDDQEFLDILKSYLQNHGFEVVTASYTADIFILIQEHQPRLIILDFLINGLNGGEICSVIKKNPQTVAIPVILMSAFDKLIYSLGNYGYDVFLSKPFDLTTILIHVKNLTHHDEL
- a CDS encoding response regulator transcription factor; its protein translation is MINIILAEDHNIVRNGVKILLERDADLKVVAETENGKEVLNLLQTGIEASIILADINMPDMDGISLLKQMKQKYPDVPIIILSMLDNEQYIIEAFKEGASGYLFKNISADELIFALKHVHTGNRYICTELSLRLLDRLMNLPSQRKNWALHHDFSAREIEILHLMSEGYTNNEMSDKLFISKRTIEGYRQNLIDKTKVKNTAALIKYAVLNGIIE
- a CDS encoding sensor histidine kinase, with protein sequence MLNIPDALLAHADFLQTLHLKEKEQKLIRNKLKNMMLNEVFSFVFQLNQSEIKYTMLIKKNKAKKGKVYFVNLVQQQLDANFVKEQELSMILKSSLIATWVFNLDDLTFKINNFSKMLFPKTKTAIFYLIEDFTKLIYQEDIERVQKAILEAAEKHTELDIEFRVLNQQNYPVYLAMRGHMLKHNADKHYLAGILIDVTEKKNLQKQAENLRLNQQRVILDATYWAQEKERKKISEVLHDSVSQLLYGIRLNIQGLQLSGFKNEAFVNINRLLDQAVKETRAIAYDLKPSILIDFGFVTGVKELAERLSTANFNIKAYVNTLSDKLHPEVQLSLFRIIQELLNNIIKHAQATASEIIVFTDDEKVDLSVHDNGKGFDAKHPEILRGSGIREIKNKVFLLNGTLNIQSKKGKGTHIAIRFRIADAIAALSVILNIKHLS